The following proteins come from a genomic window of Candidatus Bathyarchaeota archaeon:
- a CDS encoding NDP-sugar synthase codes for MKAIILAGGYGTRLRPLTCVKPKLLFPILGKPILKRNLEVLSRIGVDKVILAVNYLAKELKKEIGKNYAGVNIVYSFERVPLGTGGPIKKAEKLIDEYPFFIMNGDILFEEEISGILKIHNEKHPIATIALHEVDDPSRFGVVKLNEEMFIEEFIEKPKSTISKLINAGIYLAEKEIFNYIRLGKVSLEKDVFPILASEKKLLGYKYNGLWIDIGKLNDFVKANFMLLDNLEGNLFIESNVKIGRNAKINPPAFIGAKSKINGEIGPYAVINNECIVHNEAKISNSILFQKVHIGRASVITGSIIGDEAFIDRNVEIKDSILSSKVIVNKGIRIINNVKICPFKEVEEDIIGPNIIR; via the coding sequence ATGAAAGCAATTATTTTAGCTGGAGGGTATGGAACAAGGCTTAGACCTTTAACTTGTGTTAAACCCAAATTGTTATTTCCAATTTTAGGTAAACCAATTTTAAAACGGAATTTAGAAGTTTTATCAAGAATTGGAGTGGATAAAGTTATATTGGCTGTTAACTATTTAGCTAAAGAATTAAAAAAGGAAATTGGAAAAAACTACGCTGGAGTGAATATTGTATATTCTTTTGAAAGAGTTCCTTTAGGAACTGGTGGACCAATAAAAAAAGCGGAGAAACTTATTGATGAATATCCATTTTTCATTATGAATGGGGATATTTTATTTGAAGAGGAAATTTCAGGAATTTTAAAGATTCATAATGAAAAACATCCAATTGCTACTATAGCATTACATGAAGTTGATGATCCAAGCAGATTTGGAGTTGTAAAATTAAATGAAGAAATGTTTATTGAAGAATTTATTGAAAAACCAAAATCTACTATAAGCAAATTAATTAATGCTGGAATTTATCTGGCTGAAAAAGAAATATTTAATTATATAAGGCTTGGGAAAGTTTCATTAGAAAAAGATGTTTTTCCAATTTTGGCTTCCGAAAAAAAACTTTTAGGATACAAATATAACGGTTTATGGATTGATATAGGAAAGTTAAACGATTTTGTTAAAGCTAACTTTATGCTCTTAGATAATTTAGAAGGTAATTTATTTATTGAAAGCAACGTGAAAATTGGGAGAAACGCAAAAATAAATCCTCCAGCATTTATAGGTGCAAAATCTAAAATTAATGGTGAGATAGGTCCATACGCAGTGATTAACAATGAATGCATAGTGCATAATGAAGCTAAAATTTCAAATTCAATTTTATTTCAGAAAGTTCATATTGGAAGAGCTTCAGTTATTACAGGATCAATAATTGGAGATGAAGCTTTTATTGATAGAAATGTTGAAATTAAGGATTCAATTTTAAGCTCTAAAGTAATTGTTAATAAAGGGATAAGAATAATTAATAACGTTAAAATTTGTCCATTTAAAGAGGTTGAAGAAGATATTATTGGGCCAAACATCATAAGGTGA
- a CDS encoding GIY-YIG nuclease family protein — protein MKGVYTLIINVKKDFKTKIGSLGIIEFKKGVYLYTGSGIGVSSSIEDRIKRHVTRKKKKFWHIDYLLSDDNEAKSIAAVASKSNKAYECLINNLILKHFNGEVLKGFGSSDCFCEAHLIKINNSKINEVISELKIVYMQAKLKPFILTFI, from the coding sequence TTGAAAGGTGTTTATACACTTATAATAAATGTTAAGAAAGATTTTAAAACAAAAATTGGAAGTTTAGGTATTATTGAGTTTAAAAAAGGAGTTTACCTTTATACCGGTTCAGGTATAGGCGTTTCATCTTCAATAGAAGATAGAATAAAAAGACATGTAACACGAAAAAAGAAAAAATTTTGGCATATAGACTATTTATTAAGTGATGATAATGAAGCTAAATCTATAGCTGCTGTAGCTTCAAAATCAAATAAGGCATATGAATGCTTAATTAACAATTTAATACTTAAACATTTTAATGGAGAAGTTTTAAAAGGATTCGGTTCTTCAGATTGTTTTTGTGAAGCTCATCTAATAAAAATTAATAATAGCAAAATTAATGAAGTAATATCTGAATTAAAAATTGTTTATATGCAAGCAAAGTTAAAACCTTTCATCCTAACTTTTATATAA
- a CDS encoding M67 family metallopeptidase — translation MLIITKDNLKKIVFHAMREFPNEACGIIAGKKVGEKKLVKKVYEVKNRIKSPIRYEMDPEEQLKIFQEIEKNSLEILGFYHTHPHSNASPSEIDKLLAFYEGYSYIIYSIPLKTLASFIWDGKNFNSEKIKVI, via the coding sequence TTGCTTATAATAACTAAAGATAACTTAAAAAAAATAGTGTTTCATGCTATGCGAGAATTTCCTAATGAAGCTTGCGGAATAATAGCGGGTAAAAAAGTTGGAGAAAAAAAACTTGTTAAAAAAGTTTATGAAGTTAAAAATAGGATAAAATCCCCAATTAGATATGAAATGGATCCTGAAGAACAATTAAAGATTTTTCAAGAAATAGAAAAAAACTCTCTAGAAATCTTAGGTTTTTATCATACTCATCCTCACTCAAATGCATCCCCATCAGAAATAGATAAATTATTAGCTTTTTATGAAGGTTACTCCTATATTATTTATTCGATTCCATTAAAAACGCTTGCCTCTTTTATATGGGATGGAAAAAACTTTAATTCCGAAAAAATAAAGGTTATATAA
- a CDS encoding MarC family protein, which translates to MESFTLSLFKAVIALLIVIDPLGNIPLFIGLTKDMKKKDKKKAFNTATIVAFFLLILFVVTGKHLLNLFNISIYSFMIAGGILLLIISIKILIYGEWTEKVISPENIGAVPIAFPLLTGPGAITTAIVIIQTSGFLATFLAVLIVFFLVWLTLQFIDEIHSFLGRIGSTVIARLMAIFIAAISIQFIIDGVNAYR; encoded by the coding sequence CTAAGCCTTTTTAAAGCTGTTATAGCGCTTTTAATTGTTATAGATCCCTTAGGAAACATTCCATTATTCATAGGTTTAACTAAAGATATGAAAAAGAAAGATAAAAAGAAGGCTTTTAACACAGCTACAATTGTTGCTTTTTTCCTACTTATATTATTTGTAGTAACTGGAAAGCATTTACTTAACTTATTTAATATTTCAATTTATAGCTTTATGATTGCGGGTGGCATTCTACTGTTAATAATATCAATTAAAATTTTAATTTATGGTGAATGGACTGAAAAAGTTATTTCACCTGAAAATATTGGAGCCGTTCCAATAGCTTTTCCACTTTTAACTGGACCAGGAGCTATTACAACAGCTATTGTAATAATTCAAACATCAGGTTTTTTAGCAACTTTCCTTGCTGTATTAATAGTTTTCTTTTTAGTTTGGCTTACTCTTCAGTTTATTGATGAAATTCACTCTTTTTTGGGAAGAATAGGCTCAACAGTAATTGCTAGATTAATGGCAATATTTATAGCTGCTATTTCCATTCAATTCATAATCGATGGAGTAAATGCATATAGATAA